A region from the Microbacterium lacus genome encodes:
- a CDS encoding carbohydrate ABC transporter permease encodes MTFVPTPIVDEDNNAREIVDTTKRAKKFNKDGTEKAKPRVLISIIMGIIAVAWLFPLLGLLITSLRPRADVEATGWWTAILNPFQQNWTFEPFAQAWTALDAGTTFWNSVAVTIPATILPVMIAAMAAYAFTFFQFPGKEAYFAIILALMVVPIQIAVIPILQLFVWFGNTTGIQIIGQYPAAWIVHATFAMPLAIYILRNYMQTLPNSLIEAARVDGASHFQIFWRLIVPMSVPALASFAIFQFLWVWNDFFVAYLFIQSGPNQVLTQGLYTLLGQYGQGWQRVAAGSFITLVVPLVIFFALQRFFVRGLTAGSVK; translated from the coding sequence ATGACTTTCGTGCCCACTCCCATCGTCGACGAGGACAACAACGCCCGCGAGATCGTCGACACGACCAAGCGCGCGAAGAAGTTCAACAAGGACGGCACCGAGAAGGCCAAGCCCCGGGTGCTGATCTCGATCATCATGGGGATCATCGCGGTCGCCTGGCTCTTCCCGCTTCTGGGCCTGCTCATCACGAGCCTGCGTCCTCGGGCCGACGTCGAAGCGACAGGCTGGTGGACGGCGATCCTGAATCCGTTCCAGCAGAACTGGACCTTCGAGCCGTTCGCGCAGGCATGGACCGCGCTGGATGCCGGGACGACGTTCTGGAACTCGGTGGCGGTGACCATTCCGGCGACGATCCTGCCCGTCATGATCGCCGCCATGGCCGCCTACGCGTTCACCTTCTTCCAGTTCCCCGGCAAGGAGGCTTACTTCGCGATCATCCTGGCGCTCATGGTGGTGCCGATCCAGATCGCGGTGATCCCGATCCTGCAGCTGTTCGTCTGGTTCGGGAACACCACCGGCATCCAGATCATCGGGCAGTACCCGGCGGCGTGGATCGTGCACGCGACCTTCGCGATGCCGCTGGCGATCTACATCCTGCGCAACTACATGCAGACGCTGCCGAACTCGCTCATCGAGGCGGCGCGCGTGGACGGAGCGAGCCACTTCCAGATCTTCTGGCGGCTCATCGTCCCGATGTCGGTGCCGGCGCTGGCCTCGTTCGCGATCTTCCAGTTCCTGTGGGTGTGGAACGACTTCTTCGTGGCGTACCTCTTCATCCAGAGCGGTCCCAACCAGGTGCTGACCCAGGGGCTCTACACGCTCCTCGGTCAGTACGGTCAGGGCTGGCAGCGGGTCGCGGCGGGTTCGTTCATCACCCTCGTGGTCCCGCTGGTGATCTTCTTCGCGCTGCAGCGCTTCTTCGTCCGTGGTCTCACCGCCGGATCGGTGAAGTAA
- a CDS encoding sugar ABC transporter permease, protein MAIVSALISVILGLGVSFIIFWGLNWLVERTNDKAKARLLPYVFLLPVILLVALFLLYPAIRTFVESFMKQSQRRGEGATFVGLDNYISLFTDPNFLGVLLNNLLWVLVVPAATVLIGLLVAILTDRLGKRRETTFKAMIFLPMAISGIAAAVTWRFIYFYAPPGNPQIYLLNAIWTGVTGNDPVPWLTIDAGRLNSFLLMFIVIWLQVGFAMVLLSAAIKGVPEETIEAARLDGASERKAFFLVIVPQIRGTVLAVFVTVTIFVMKSFDIIYAMTGGQYNTSVLVVEFYTQLFSFQNPGKAAAVVIVLMIAVIPLIVYQVRSYKSQEELR, encoded by the coding sequence ATGGCCATTGTCAGTGCACTCATCTCCGTGATCCTGGGGTTGGGGGTGTCGTTCATCATCTTCTGGGGCCTGAACTGGCTCGTGGAGAGGACGAATGACAAAGCGAAGGCGCGGCTGCTGCCGTACGTCTTCCTGCTCCCCGTGATCCTCCTGGTCGCGCTGTTCCTCCTCTACCCGGCGATCCGCACGTTCGTCGAGAGCTTCATGAAGCAGAGTCAGCGGCGTGGGGAGGGCGCCACGTTCGTCGGTCTCGACAACTACATCTCGCTGTTCACGGATCCGAACTTCCTCGGGGTCCTCCTGAACAATCTGCTCTGGGTTCTGGTCGTGCCGGCGGCGACAGTCCTGATCGGGCTCCTCGTCGCGATCCTCACCGACCGTCTCGGCAAGCGTCGCGAGACGACGTTCAAGGCGATGATCTTCCTGCCGATGGCCATCAGCGGCATCGCCGCCGCGGTCACCTGGCGCTTCATCTACTTCTACGCACCGCCGGGCAACCCGCAGATCTATCTGCTGAACGCGATCTGGACGGGCGTGACCGGCAACGATCCGGTGCCCTGGCTCACGATCGATGCCGGCAGGCTCAACAGCTTCCTGCTCATGTTCATCGTGATCTGGCTGCAGGTCGGGTTCGCGATGGTGCTGCTGTCCGCGGCGATCAAGGGTGTCCCGGAAGAGACCATCGAAGCCGCGCGACTCGACGGTGCGAGCGAGCGGAAGGCGTTCTTCCTCGTGATCGTGCCGCAGATCCGCGGCACAGTCCTCGCGGTCTTCGTCACGGTCACGATCTTCGTCATGAAGAGCTTCGACATCATCTACGCGATGACGGGCGGGCAGTACAACACGAGTGTGCTCGTGGTCGAGTTCTACACGCAGCTGTTCAGCTTCCAGAACCCCGGCAAGGCCGCCGCCGTGGTGATCGTCCTCATGATCGCGGTCATCCCGCTGATCGTCTATCAAGTCCGCAGCTACAAGTCGCAGGAGGAACTCCGATGA
- a CDS encoding ABC transporter substrate-binding protein — translation MGMSQRRRILMPLAALGVAGIALAGCTGGGGDNGGGGGDGEAVTIMGAFTDAQAEAFQADLDKWSETSGIKVTYDGNTDFQTAVVARATAGNPPDIAIYPQPGVLKSQTAQLFPLEDLGIDVEAITADEANGLGDIAVVDGQTFGLPYSINVKSLVWYNPAAFEAAGLTVPTTDAEMTALQQQIIDQGLGYPWCVGLESGAATGWPATDWLEEYVLRYGGLDDYNAWIAGDILFNSDLVNEAGDKVAEELLAEGKVNGGGPAAATTAFQTAGNQLFVSGKENGQCFMMRQGSFIADFFPDEIKAQIADNDLTNVNFFQLPAPEGTEQAMLGGGDLVGAFTDSDATKQVIEYITGKDFGTNGYASQAIFLSPHNDFDTSFYTTDFQKNAQELLAASTIFGFDASDQMPGEVGAGTEWSELTSWFAGQKTMEQAFDAIDASWPDR, via the coding sequence ATGGGCATGTCACAGCGCAGACGTATCCTGATGCCGCTCGCCGCCCTGGGCGTCGCGGGCATCGCACTCGCCGGCTGCACCGGCGGCGGCGGCGACAACGGTGGCGGCGGCGGAGACGGCGAGGCCGTCACGATCATGGGCGCGTTCACCGACGCCCAGGCCGAGGCGTTCCAGGCCGACCTGGACAAGTGGTCGGAGACCTCCGGCATCAAAGTCACCTATGACGGCAACACCGACTTCCAGACGGCCGTCGTCGCGCGTGCCACGGCAGGCAACCCGCCGGACATCGCGATCTACCCGCAGCCGGGTGTGCTGAAGAGCCAGACCGCCCAGCTGTTCCCGCTGGAGGACCTCGGGATCGACGTCGAGGCGATCACCGCCGATGAGGCCAACGGTCTCGGTGACATCGCCGTCGTCGACGGTCAGACCTTCGGTCTGCCGTACTCGATCAACGTCAAGTCCCTCGTCTGGTACAACCCGGCCGCCTTCGAGGCCGCGGGGCTGACCGTGCCGACGACGGATGCCGAGATGACGGCTCTGCAGCAGCAGATCATCGACCAGGGCCTGGGTTACCCGTGGTGCGTCGGCCTGGAGTCGGGCGCGGCGACCGGCTGGCCGGCGACGGACTGGCTCGAGGAATACGTCCTGCGCTACGGCGGACTGGATGACTACAACGCCTGGATCGCCGGGGACATCCTGTTCAACAGCGACCTCGTCAACGAGGCCGGCGACAAGGTCGCCGAGGAGCTGCTGGCCGAAGGCAAGGTCAACGGCGGCGGCCCCGCCGCGGCCACGACGGCCTTCCAGACCGCGGGCAACCAGCTGTTCGTCTCCGGCAAGGAGAACGGTCAGTGCTTCATGATGCGACAGGGATCGTTCATCGCGGACTTCTTCCCTGACGAGATCAAGGCTCAGATCGCCGACAACGACCTGACGAACGTCAACTTCTTCCAGCTGCCCGCACCCGAGGGCACGGAGCAGGCGATGCTCGGCGGTGGCGACCTGGTGGGTGCCTTCACCGACTCGGACGCGACCAAGCAGGTCATCGAGTACATCACCGGCAAGGACTTCGGCACGAACGGCTACGCCAGCCAGGCCATCTTCCTCTCTCCGCACAACGACTTCGACACGTCCTTCTACACGACGGACTTCCAGAAGAACGCGCAGGAGCTGCTGGCGGCATCGACGATCTTCGGATTCGACGCCTCCGACCAGATGCCGGGTGAAGTCGGCGCCGGCACCGAGTGGAGCGAGCTGACGAGCTGGTTCGCCGGTCAGAAGACCATGGAGCAGGCCTTCGACGCGATCGACGCGTCCTGGCCCGACCGGTAA
- a CDS encoding LacI family DNA-binding transcriptional regulator codes for MLIASRTGVRIGRAASEAVTDVSGIAEVARLAGVSKSTASRALGGTGYVSEETRQRVHQAAASIGYVPSTSAVSLATGRTQNIGVVMPYVNRWFFAEVLEGIQQVLLAQGLDLTLYDAKPGTEGRNRIFEDFLARKRFDGLIAVGLEPDHQELDRLVAIGRPIVSVVGSSNVTTVVEIDDDHVARRATEHLIALGHRDIAFIGGGLSTHWAQVDRRRLDGYLNAMKTAGLSDHVRHIYSDVTLPGGYASAVDALGEARGRPTAIVATCDEVAIGAIIAARRLGVQVPSDLSVIGIDDHEFADMFALTTLRQTPREQGRVAVQLLLEHLDDPTQPPKTVRMTSQLVVRNSTAALDPRASAVAIDGRRRGGL; via the coding sequence ATGCTGATCGCCAGCCGCACGGGCGTGCGGATCGGCAGAGCGGCCTCGGAGGCGGTGACGGACGTGAGTGGCATCGCTGAGGTCGCACGACTCGCGGGAGTCTCCAAGTCCACCGCGAGCCGCGCGCTCGGGGGCACCGGCTACGTCTCGGAGGAGACCCGTCAGCGCGTCCATCAGGCCGCGGCGTCGATCGGCTACGTACCGTCCACGAGCGCAGTGAGCCTCGCGACCGGGCGGACGCAGAACATCGGCGTCGTGATGCCGTACGTGAACCGCTGGTTCTTCGCCGAAGTCCTCGAGGGCATCCAGCAGGTGCTCCTGGCACAGGGCCTGGACCTCACGCTGTACGACGCGAAGCCCGGGACCGAGGGACGCAATCGGATCTTCGAGGACTTCCTCGCCCGCAAACGGTTCGACGGCCTGATCGCCGTCGGACTCGAACCGGATCACCAGGAGCTGGACAGACTCGTCGCGATCGGCCGGCCGATCGTGAGCGTCGTCGGATCGAGCAACGTGACCACCGTGGTCGAGATCGACGACGACCATGTCGCGCGCCGAGCGACCGAGCATCTGATCGCACTCGGCCATCGTGACATCGCCTTCATCGGCGGCGGGCTGAGCACCCACTGGGCGCAGGTCGACCGGCGCCGGTTGGACGGCTACCTCAATGCGATGAAGACCGCCGGCCTGTCCGACCACGTCCGCCACATCTACTCCGACGTCACGCTGCCGGGCGGCTATGCGTCGGCCGTGGACGCGCTCGGAGAAGCGCGCGGAAGACCCACCGCGATCGTCGCCACGTGCGACGAGGTCGCGATCGGGGCGATCATCGCCGCCCGGCGCCTCGGCGTGCAGGTGCCGAGCGATCTGAGCGTGATCGGCATCGACGATCACGAGTTCGCCGACATGTTCGCCCTCACCACGCTGCGGCAGACTCCGCGCGAGCAGGGGCGGGTCGCGGTGCAGCTGCTCCTGGAGCACCTGGACGACCCGACGCAGCCCCCGAAGACCGTGCGCATGACGTCCCAGTTGGTCGTCCGCAATTCCACCGCGGCGCTGGACCCCCGCGCGTCGGCGGTCGCGATCGATGGCCGGCGGCGGGGCGGCCTTTGA
- the rplL gene encoding 50S ribosomal protein L7/L12 has translation MAKLSTEQLLDAFKELTLIELSEFVKAFEETFDVTAAAPVAVAGPAAGGAGAAAEEVEEKDSFDVVLEAAGDKKIQVIKVVRELTSLGLGEAKAVVDGAPKAVLEGANKETADKAKAALEEAGATVTLK, from the coding sequence ATGGCAAAGCTCAGCACTGAGCAGCTGCTCGACGCGTTCAAGGAGCTCACGCTCATCGAGCTCAGCGAGTTCGTCAAGGCGTTCGAGGAGACCTTCGACGTCACCGCCGCCGCGCCCGTCGCCGTGGCCGGCCCCGCCGCCGGTGGCGCGGGTGCCGCCGCTGAAGAGGTCGAGGAGAAGGACTCGTTCGACGTCGTTCTCGAGGCCGCCGGCGACAAGAAGATCCAGGTCATCAAGGTCGTCCGCGAGCTCACCTCGCTCGGCCTCGGTGAGGCGAAGGCCGTCGTCGACGGCGCTCCGAAGGCCGTCCTCGAGGGCGCCAACAAGGAGACCGCTGACAAGGCGAAGGCCGCTCTCGAAGAGGCCGGCGCGACCGTCACGCTCAAGTAA
- the rplJ gene encoding 50S ribosomal protein L10, with protein sequence MAQKDASVAELTKHFEDSTAVLLTEYRGLTVAQLKELRNSIRQDAEYAVVKNTLTKIAANKAGISSLDEDLKGPSAIAFVHGDPVSVAKGLRAFAKAHPLLVIKGGYFDGNPLTAEEVNKLADLESREVLLAKLAGAMKASLTKAAYVFNALPSKAVRTVDALREKQESAA encoded by the coding sequence ATGGCGCAGAAGGATGCATCGGTCGCCGAGCTCACGAAGCATTTCGAGGACTCGACCGCCGTTCTGCTGACCGAGTACCGCGGTCTGACGGTTGCCCAGCTCAAGGAGCTGCGCAACAGCATTCGTCAGGATGCGGAATACGCCGTGGTGAAGAACACGCTCACCAAGATCGCCGCCAACAAGGCGGGGATCTCGTCGCTGGACGAGGACCTCAAGGGTCCCTCGGCCATCGCGTTCGTGCACGGAGACCCGGTCTCCGTCGCGAAGGGTCTGCGCGCCTTCGCCAAGGCACACCCTCTTCTGGTGATCAAGGGCGGCTATTTCGATGGCAACCCCCTCACCGCGGAAGAGGTCAACAAGCTCGCCGATCTCGAGAGCCGTGAAGTCCTGCTGGCGAAGCTCGCCGGTGCGATGAAGGCCTCGCTGACCAAGGCGGCCTACGTCTTCAACGCGCTGCCGTCGAAGGCCGTTCGCACGGTCGACGCGCTGCGTGAGAAGCAGGAGTCCGCGGCCTGA
- a CDS encoding YqaJ viral recombinase family protein, whose product MSPELAALHPGLAARVVADSRDRVAWIRARSRGITATDVATLTSPNAIAKAADAKLMGSGFSGNAYTAHGRVREPEIARWVAATHGILPSSALFHAEVEKRHLATPDGVTVDGDGRVILCEIKTTNKSWRSIPRTYLRQIWWQQHVLGAERTLVAWEEHDGFVPVGDEPKCAWVDRDEVEIGRLVHLATTLIDELHRRTMLARSQPVAERMPAPRPPREPFRALALAD is encoded by the coding sequence GTGTCACCCGAACTCGCCGCCCTGCACCCCGGGCTCGCCGCCCGGGTGGTGGCGGACTCGCGCGATCGCGTGGCCTGGATCCGCGCTCGCTCGCGGGGCATCACCGCGACGGACGTCGCCACGCTGACCTCGCCGAACGCGATCGCGAAGGCCGCGGATGCGAAGCTCATGGGCTCGGGGTTCTCGGGCAACGCCTACACCGCGCACGGCCGGGTCCGCGAACCCGAGATCGCACGCTGGGTGGCGGCCACCCACGGCATCCTGCCCTCCAGCGCGCTCTTCCACGCCGAAGTGGAGAAGCGCCACCTCGCGACCCCGGACGGCGTCACGGTCGACGGCGACGGTCGGGTGATCCTCTGCGAGATCAAGACGACCAACAAGTCGTGGCGCAGCATCCCGCGCACGTATCTGCGGCAGATCTGGTGGCAGCAGCACGTCCTCGGCGCCGAGCGCACGCTCGTCGCGTGGGAGGAGCACGACGGCTTCGTCCCGGTCGGCGACGAACCGAAGTGCGCGTGGGTCGATCGCGACGAGGTCGAGATCGGCCGCCTCGTGCACCTGGCGACGACCCTCATCGACGAACTCCACCGCCGGACGATGCTCGCTCGTTCGCAGCCCGTCGCCGAGCGGATGCCGGCCCCTCGGCCGCCGCGCGAGCCCTTCCGCGCCCTCGCTCTCGCTGACTGA
- a CDS encoding MDR family MFS transporter, producing MSATSLTTSETAELPDKPAMTHRQVLEALSGLLLGMFVSMLASTVVSTSLPVIIHDLDGTQASFTWVVTATLLTTAISTPIWGKLADLFNRKLLIQIAIVIFVLATAAAGFSQSPEMLIAFRAVQGIGAGGLAALSQVLMADIISPRERGRYMGLFGAVMAVATIGGPLLGGVITDTLGWRWNFYVALPFAVLALIILQRTLHVIPRARRKVSIDYVGIVLLSTAVALLLIWVTLVGDSFEWWSLQTVLMVGGAILGTVLFVVTELRAKEPLIPLSLFRNRTFTLAVIASIATGIAMFGASVFLSQFMQLARGATPTEAGLMTIPMIAGLLIASVGVGALITRLGTWKPFLILGAVFLTAGSFLLSTIHYDTNFALVSLYMFLLGAGVGMTMQNLVLVVQNTSDPNEIGVASSGVTFFRSLGGTIGVSLMGAALASRVSELVTAGKDDITATVMSLGADAQKWADTLSSGTLPQVSAMPAALRVIFEDIYAQGISHSFLIAVPFAVISLIAIVFLPNTPLTRMTTTERIRASEADLATVSVSEGMDAVAATADDAKADAAPATPTRASRRAR from the coding sequence ATGTCCGCCACTTCTCTCACGACGTCCGAAACCGCCGAGCTTCCCGACAAGCCCGCCATGACGCACCGCCAAGTGCTCGAAGCCCTCTCGGGACTCCTCCTCGGCATGTTCGTCTCGATGCTCGCCTCGACCGTCGTCTCGACGTCGCTGCCGGTCATCATCCACGACCTCGACGGCACGCAGGCGTCCTTCACCTGGGTCGTCACCGCGACGCTGCTGACCACGGCGATCTCGACTCCGATCTGGGGCAAGCTCGCCGACCTGTTCAACCGCAAGCTCCTGATCCAGATCGCGATCGTGATCTTCGTCCTGGCCACCGCGGCCGCGGGCTTCTCCCAGTCGCCCGAGATGCTCATCGCGTTCCGGGCCGTTCAGGGCATCGGCGCCGGCGGTCTCGCGGCACTCAGCCAGGTGCTCATGGCCGACATCATCAGCCCGCGGGAGCGCGGCCGCTACATGGGGCTCTTCGGGGCGGTCATGGCCGTCGCCACGATCGGCGGCCCGCTGCTCGGCGGCGTGATCACCGACACGCTGGGCTGGCGGTGGAACTTCTACGTCGCCCTCCCCTTCGCCGTGCTCGCCCTGATCATCCTGCAGCGAACCCTGCACGTGATCCCCCGTGCGCGCCGGAAGGTGTCGATCGACTACGTCGGCATCGTGCTGCTGTCCACCGCGGTCGCCCTGCTGCTGATCTGGGTGACCCTCGTCGGCGACTCGTTCGAATGGTGGAGCCTGCAGACCGTCCTGATGGTCGGCGGCGCGATCCTCGGCACCGTGCTGTTCGTGGTCACCGAGCTGCGCGCGAAGGAGCCGCTGATCCCGCTGTCGCTGTTCCGCAACCGCACCTTCACGCTCGCCGTGATCGCGTCGATCGCCACGGGGATCGCGATGTTCGGCGCGTCGGTCTTCCTCAGCCAGTTCATGCAGCTCGCCCGTGGAGCGACCCCGACCGAGGCCGGTCTCATGACGATCCCGATGATCGCGGGGCTGTTGATCGCGTCCGTCGGAGTGGGGGCGCTCATCACCCGCCTCGGGACGTGGAAGCCGTTCCTGATCCTCGGTGCGGTCTTCCTGACGGCCGGTTCGTTCCTGCTCTCCACGATCCACTACGACACGAACTTCGCCCTGGTCTCTCTCTACATGTTCCTACTCGGCGCGGGTGTCGGCATGACGATGCAGAACCTCGTGCTGGTGGTGCAGAACACGTCCGACCCCAACGAGATCGGCGTCGCGAGCTCGGGCGTCACGTTCTTCCGAAGCCTCGGCGGAACGATCGGCGTCTCCCTCATGGGCGCGGCCCTCGCTTCGCGCGTGAGCGAGCTCGTCACCGCGGGCAAGGACGACATCACCGCGACTGTCATGAGCCTCGGCGCGGACGCGCAGAAATGGGCGGACACGCTCAGTTCGGGAACCCTCCCGCAGGTCTCGGCGATGCCCGCGGCGCTGCGCGTGATCTTCGAGGACATCTACGCGCAGGGCATCTCGCACTCGTTCCTCATCGCGGTGCCGTTCGCCGTGATCAGTCTGATCGCGATCGTGTTCCTGCCCAACACGCCGCTGACCCGAATGACCACGACGGAGCGCATCCGCGCGAGCGAGGCCGACCTCGCCACGGTGTCGGTCTCCGAGGGAATGGACGCCGTCGCCGCCACCGCTGACGACGCGAAGGCGGATGCGGCTCCCGCGACCCCGACACGGGCCTCGCGCCGCGCACGGTAA
- a CDS encoding MarR family winged helix-turn-helix transcriptional regulator: MDETTGEERAEAVRALESEFSELITRVRRVIAENANRVSPGMLPGAYKVFTTIVRRESVTLSALADSLMADKGQISRTVRELEDLGLVSRTPDPSDGRSSLLSPTPLGLERLALARAPQEGILMESLESWPVEQIRDLTRLLHALTSGEMP; the protein is encoded by the coding sequence ATGGACGAGACGACGGGCGAGGAGCGCGCCGAGGCGGTGCGCGCCCTCGAGTCCGAGTTCAGCGAGCTGATCACGCGGGTGCGGAGGGTGATCGCGGAGAACGCGAATCGCGTCAGTCCGGGGATGCTGCCGGGGGCCTACAAGGTCTTCACCACGATCGTCCGTCGGGAGAGCGTGACCCTCTCCGCCCTCGCCGACTCGCTGATGGCCGACAAGGGTCAGATCAGCCGCACGGTCCGCGAACTCGAGGACCTCGGCCTCGTCTCCCGAACTCCCGACCCGTCGGACGGGCGATCGAGCCTGCTCTCCCCCACGCCGCTCGGACTGGAGCGCCTCGCGCTCGCCCGTGCGCCGCAGGAGGGCATCCTGATGGAGTCCCTGGAGAGCTGGCCGGTCGAGCAGATCCGCGACCTCACCCGGCTCCTGCACGCGCTGACCTCGGGCGAGATGCCCTGA
- a CDS encoding NADP-dependent oxidoreductase, with translation MRFRPLRPAPAAETPAPVADPPETMRAAVIDETGTPAALHEATVPVPSPVLSELLVRVVAAGINPIDAKTRSGKGVAAAITDFPSALGFDFSGIVVRSPYESHPLAPGTPVFGMVPFPRTGGSYAEYVVVPSQSVARKPSALSHVEAAGVPLAALTAWGLVVETAHAHEGQRMLIHAGSGGVGHFAVQFAAYFGAHVTATGSARNASWLRELGASVVLDHTTTRFEDVVADVDVVIDLVGNVHDRTGERSLTVLRPGGLYVLVPTGSWPGYSKAADAAGVRATSFKVIPDGGALATIARLLDSGAIQVYIDRVFELADAAAAHTELEQGHTRGKIVLRVSDD, from the coding sequence ATGAGATTCCGGCCGCTGCGACCAGCCCCCGCCGCCGAGACGCCTGCCCCGGTGGCGGATCCGCCCGAGACGATGCGCGCGGCGGTGATCGATGAGACCGGCACCCCGGCCGCGCTGCACGAGGCGACCGTGCCGGTTCCCTCCCCTGTGCTGAGCGAACTGCTCGTGCGCGTCGTCGCCGCCGGGATCAACCCGATCGACGCCAAGACGCGCAGCGGCAAGGGCGTCGCGGCGGCGATCACCGACTTCCCGAGTGCGCTCGGCTTCGACTTCAGCGGCATCGTGGTGCGCTCCCCGTACGAGTCGCACCCGCTCGCCCCCGGCACCCCGGTCTTCGGGATGGTGCCCTTCCCGCGCACGGGCGGCAGCTACGCGGAGTACGTCGTGGTCCCCTCGCAGTCGGTGGCCCGCAAGCCCTCGGCGCTGTCCCACGTCGAGGCGGCCGGCGTTCCGCTGGCCGCGCTGACCGCATGGGGGCTGGTCGTGGAGACCGCTCACGCGCACGAGGGTCAGCGGATGCTGATCCACGCCGGCAGCGGCGGTGTCGGCCACTTCGCCGTGCAGTTCGCCGCGTACTTCGGCGCCCACGTCACGGCCACGGGCTCCGCCCGCAACGCGTCGTGGCTGCGGGAACTCGGCGCCTCGGTGGTCCTGGACCACACGACTACCCGGTTCGAAGACGTCGTCGCCGACGTGGACGTGGTGATCGATCTCGTCGGCAATGTGCACGACCGCACGGGCGAGCGCTCCCTCACGGTGCTGCGCCCGGGCGGCCTGTACGTGCTCGTGCCGACCGGCTCGTGGCCGGGGTATTCCAAGGCCGCGGACGCCGCAGGCGTGCGGGCGACATCCTTCAAGGTCATCCCCGACGGCGGTGCGCTGGCCACGATCGCGCGGCTGCTGGACTCCGGCGCGATTCAGGTCTACATCGATCGCGTGTTCGAGCTTGCCGACGCGGCGGCCGCGCACACCGAACTCGAACAGGGGCACACGCGAGGCAAGATCGTCCTGCGCGTCAGCGACGACTGA
- a CDS encoding LysR family transcriptional regulator ArgP yields MRIPPDLALTLAAVIDEGTLDAAARRLRVTPSAVSQRIKTLEEQLGRVVLVRSKPARLTDAGAAVVRMARQIALLEHDALAGLGDDAAARTTVPLAVNADSLATWFLDPLARLAERHPVVFELHRDDQDFTAGLLESGTVMGAVTSRERPVAGCRVSPLGAMRYEAVATPAFAAEWMPDGADPAALAIAPLVDFDRRDDLQTRWLRTHGVDQTVPPRNFVPASSDFAAAVRAGLGWGMLPRFQSAQALGDGALVLLGGPPLDVPLYWQQWNLRSPLLDAIADEIVTEGRRVLRSAA; encoded by the coding sequence ATGCGCATCCCTCCCGACCTCGCTCTCACCCTCGCCGCCGTGATCGACGAGGGGACGCTGGATGCCGCCGCCCGACGACTGCGCGTGACCCCGTCCGCCGTCAGCCAGCGGATCAAGACGCTCGAGGAGCAGCTCGGCCGCGTGGTCCTCGTGCGTTCGAAACCTGCGCGGCTCACGGATGCCGGAGCCGCCGTCGTCCGGATGGCCCGCCAGATCGCCCTCCTCGAGCACGACGCCCTCGCGGGCCTCGGCGACGACGCCGCCGCACGGACGACCGTGCCGCTGGCCGTGAACGCCGACTCGCTGGCGACCTGGTTCCTCGATCCGCTCGCGCGACTCGCGGAGCGGCATCCGGTCGTCTTCGAGCTCCACCGCGACGACCAGGACTTCACCGCCGGCCTGCTGGAGTCCGGAACCGTGATGGGCGCGGTCACCTCACGCGAGCGCCCGGTCGCCGGCTGTCGCGTGAGTCCGCTCGGCGCCATGAGGTACGAAGCCGTCGCGACCCCCGCGTTCGCCGCGGAGTGGATGCCGGACGGTGCCGATCCGGCAGCGCTGGCGATCGCGCCCCTGGTGGATTTCGATCGGCGTGATGATCTGCAGACCCGCTGGCTGCGCACGCACGGGGTCGACCAGACTGTTCCGCCGCGGAACTTCGTCCCGGCGTCGAGCGATTTCGCGGCTGCCGTGCGGGCGGGACTCGGCTGGGGGATGCTGCCGCGATTCCAGTCCGCGCAGGCGCTCGGCGACGGCGCGCTGGTCCTGCTCGGCGGGCCGCCGCTGGATGTGCCGCTCTACTGGCAGCAGTGGAACCTGCGCTCCCCGCTGCTCGACGCGATCGCCGACGAGATCGTGACCGAGGGTCGGCGCGTGCTGCGCAGCGCGGCCTGA